A single region of the Syngnathoides biaculeatus isolate LvHL_M chromosome 17, ASM1980259v1, whole genome shotgun sequence genome encodes:
- the ntmt1 gene encoding N-terminal Xaa-Pro-Lys N-methyltransferase 1 isoform X2, whose translation MGDTSGETNFYSNAEDYWKEVPPTVDGMLGGYGRISSIDINGSRAFLGKFLGEGEGKTNAGCALDCGAGIGRISKRLLLPLFKTVDLVDVTQEFLDKAKTYLGADGKRVGNYFCSGLQDFVPESGRYDVIWIQWVIGHLTDNHLVEFLRRCQKALRPNGFIVIKDNVSYEGVVPDEVDSSVCRDLEIVRSLVSRAGLRIIYEEQQLNFPKEIYQVHSLALR comes from the exons ATGGGTGACACATCAGGAGAGACAAATTTCTACTCCAACGCAGAGGACTACTGGAAGGAAGTTCCGCCTACGGTGGATGGCATGCTGGGAGGCTATGGGAGAATTTCCAGCATCGATATAAATGGATCCAGGGCTTTCCTTGGCAAATTCCTTGGC GAAGGGGAGGGGAAGACAAATGCGGGCTGCGCTCTGGACTGCGGTGCAGGTATCGGGAGGATCTCCAAGCGTCTGCTGCTGCCGCTCTTCAAAACCGTGGACTTGGTGGACGTGACGCAGGAATTTCTGGACAAAGCGAAGACGTACCTGGGAGCCGATGGCAAGCGAGTGGGAAACTACTTCTGTAGCGGCCTGCAGGACTTTGTACCAGAGAGTGGACGCTATGATGTCATCTGGATCCAGTGGGTCATTG GCCACCTGACCGATAACCATTTGGTGGAGTTCTTACGGCGCTGTCAAAAAGCCTTGCGACCCAATGGCTTCATTGTCATTAAGGACAATGTTTCATACGAAGGAGTGGTCCCGGATGAGGTCGACAGTAGTGTATGTCGAGACCTGGAGATAGTCCGTAGCCTGGTGAGCAGAGCGGGTTTGAGAATCATCTACGAGGAGCAACAGCTAAACTTCCCAAAGGAGATCTACCAGGTCCACAGTCTGGCACTGCGATAA
- the ntmt1 gene encoding N-terminal Xaa-Pro-Lys N-methyltransferase 1 isoform X1 — MLKAVVQKLIHTQMGDTSGETNFYSNAEDYWKEVPPTVDGMLGGYGRISSIDINGSRAFLGKFLGEGEGKTNAGCALDCGAGIGRISKRLLLPLFKTVDLVDVTQEFLDKAKTYLGADGKRVGNYFCSGLQDFVPESGRYDVIWIQWVIGHLTDNHLVEFLRRCQKALRPNGFIVIKDNVSYEGVVPDEVDSSVCRDLEIVRSLVSRAGLRIIYEEQQLNFPKEIYQVHSLALR, encoded by the exons ATGCTAAAAGCAGTGGTACAAAAACTAATACATACTCA GATGGGTGACACATCAGGAGAGACAAATTTCTACTCCAACGCAGAGGACTACTGGAAGGAAGTTCCGCCTACGGTGGATGGCATGCTGGGAGGCTATGGGAGAATTTCCAGCATCGATATAAATGGATCCAGGGCTTTCCTTGGCAAATTCCTTGGC GAAGGGGAGGGGAAGACAAATGCGGGCTGCGCTCTGGACTGCGGTGCAGGTATCGGGAGGATCTCCAAGCGTCTGCTGCTGCCGCTCTTCAAAACCGTGGACTTGGTGGACGTGACGCAGGAATTTCTGGACAAAGCGAAGACGTACCTGGGAGCCGATGGCAAGCGAGTGGGAAACTACTTCTGTAGCGGCCTGCAGGACTTTGTACCAGAGAGTGGACGCTATGATGTCATCTGGATCCAGTGGGTCATTG GCCACCTGACCGATAACCATTTGGTGGAGTTCTTACGGCGCTGTCAAAAAGCCTTGCGACCCAATGGCTTCATTGTCATTAAGGACAATGTTTCATACGAAGGAGTGGTCCCGGATGAGGTCGACAGTAGTGTATGTCGAGACCTGGAGATAGTCCGTAGCCTGGTGAGCAGAGCGGGTTTGAGAATCATCTACGAGGAGCAACAGCTAAACTTCCCAAAGGAGATCTACCAGGTCCACAGTCTGGCACTGCGATAA